A region from the Vicia villosa cultivar HV-30 ecotype Madison, WI linkage group LG3, Vvil1.0, whole genome shotgun sequence genome encodes:
- the LOC131661880 gene encoding ARF guanine-nucleotide exchange factor GNOM-like, translated as MGHLKMQMPAGFNGVEDQSEQCGAGYPNKTTIACMINAEIGSVLAVMRRNVRWGVHYMSDDDQSEHFLVQSLKTLRRQIFSWQKQWHSINPALYLQPFLDVIQSDETGAPITGVALSSVYKILTLDVIDQNTVNVVDTMDLVVDAVTSCRFEVTDPGSEEVVLMKILQVLLACVKSKASVILSNQHICTIVNTCFRIVHQAGTKGELLQRIARYTMHELVRCIFSHLQEIDIAENLSVNGTTTSEQETCELNNEHVPESRQFENGSLTSPYDGQPSTTSLASSTAYIGTETVTAENTATASSDKESDLQELQLMTEPYGIPCMVEIFHFLCSLLNVVEHMGMNPRSNTLTFDEDVPLFALTLINSAIELGGPSFRHHPRLLSLIQDDVFHILMQFGLSMSPLVLSLVCSIVLNLYHHLRIELKLQLEAFFSCIILRLAQSKYGVSYQQQEVLMEALVDLCRQKTFMLEMFINFDCDITCSNVFEDIANLLSKSAFPVNNPLSSMHILALDGLIAVMQGMADRIGNGFLSSEHSPVNFEEYIPFWLEQCENFGDPNDWVPFVRRRKYFKRRLMIGADHFNRDAKKGLEFLQGTHLLPDKLDPQSVACFLRFTAGLDKNVIGDFLGNHDELCVQVLPEFARTFDFQDLTLDTALRIFLETFRLPGESQKIHRVLEAFSERYYEQSPDILANKDAALVLSYSIIMLNTDQHNVQVKKKMTEADFIRNNRLINGGKDLPREFLSEIYQSICKNEIRTTPESGFGSPGMSPSRWISLIHKSKTTAPYIVSDSQAYLDYDMFVILSGPTIAAVSVVFDNAENEEVYQTCMDGFLAIAKISAYYHLENVLDDLIVCLCKFFTILDPLSVEESVLAFGDDTKARMVTETVFTIATKYGDYIRTGWRNILDCILRLHKLGLLPTQLASDAADESELSTKTGHGKLNLHSLSSSRLRSISTPKKSSGLLSRFSQLLSLATDEPRAIPTEEQLAAHQQAVQTIQKCHIDSIFTESKFLQAESLLQLVRSLIKAGAQSQKGNKRSQNEDTSVFCLELLVAITLNNRDRIGLIWKGVYDHISNIVKSSVMPCSLVEKAVFGLLRICHRLLPYKENMADELLKSLQLILKLDALVADAYYEQITREVSRLVKANASRIRSHLGWRTITSLLSVTARHLEASEIGFDTLSYIMSDGTRLLPANYILCIDAARQFAESRVGLVDRSIVSLDLMSGSFRCLQKWTSDAKQAAKEEEMEKMLQDIGEMWLRLIQGLRKVCLDQREEVRNHALLSLQKCMTEAVETHLPCDLWLQCFDQVIFPLLDDLLDISQTRSQKDYTDLEETLILALKLLFNVFLRLLQELSQLEAFCKLWVDVLSHAEKYAKVKIGGRKSEKLQLLVPELLKNALAVMKSEGILVDRSGSGDNSLWELTWLHTKNIAPSLQSEVFQERDSEQLLQQKQIETVEDLEHDAYVFVPANETLGQEG; from the exons ATGGGACATTTAAAGATGCAAATGCCAGCTGGTTTCAATGGAGTAGAGGATCAATCGGAGCAATGTGGTGCTGGATATCCTAACAAAACTACTATAGCATGCATGATCAATGCAGAAATTGGTTCTGTTTTGGCGGTAATGCGAAGAAATGTTAGATGGGGAGTTCATTATATGTCGGATGATGACCAGTCAGAGCACTTCCTTGTTCAGTCTTTGAAGACGCTGAGAAGACAGATTTTTTCATGGCAGAAGCAATGGCATTCCATCAACCCTGCCTTATATCTCCAGCCTTTTCTTGATGTGATTCAATCAGATGAGACCGGCGCACCGATCACTGGTGTTGCTTTGTCGTCGGTATACAAGATCTTAACGCTGGATGTGATTGATCAAAACACGGTTAATGTTGTTGATACCATGGACTTGGTGGTTGATGCTGTCACGAGTTGTAGATTTGAGGTGACTGATCCTGGATCAGAAGAAGTGGTATTAATGAAGATTTTACAAGTTCTTCTCGCAtgtgtgaaaagtaaagcatcAGTAATACTTAGTAACCAACACATTTGCACTATAGTGAATACTTGCTTCCGTATAGTTCATCAAGCAGGAACCAAAGGTGAGCTGTTGCAACGGATAGCTCGATATACAATGCACGAACTTGTTAGGTGTATATTCTCCCACCTTCAAGAGATTGACATTGCAGAGAATTTATCTGTAAATGGGACCACCACTTCAGAACAAGAG ACCTGTGAGCTAAATAATGAGCATGTTCCGGAAAGCAGACAATTTGAAAATGGGAGTCTGACCTCTCCATATGATGGTCAACCATCAACCACGAGCCTTGCTTCTAGTACTGCATATATTGGTACAGAAACTGTAACGGCTGAAAACACTGCTACTGCTAGTAGTGACAAGGAGAGTGATCTACAAGAATTGCAGCTCATGACTGAACCATATGGAATTCCCTGTATGGTGGAGATATTTCACTTCTTGTGCTCTTTGTTGAATGTTGTTGAGCATATGGGAATGAATCCTAGATCAAATACACTAACATTTGATGAAGACGTGCCTCTTTTTGCCTTAACTTTGATTAATTCAGCCATTGAGTTGGGAGGGCCTTCCTTTCGCCATCACCCTAGATTGCTGAGTTTAATTCAAGATGACGTATTCCATATTCTTATGCAATTCGGTTTGTCTATGAGTCCTCTTGTACTTTCATTGGTATGTAGCATTGTTCTCAACTTGTATCACCATCTTCGGATAGAACTGAAATTACAGCTGGAAGCATTTTTTTCTTGTATAATTTTGAGGCTTGCACAAAGCAAATACGGGGTTTCATATCAGCAACAGGAGGTTTTGATGGAGGCACTTGTTGATTTGTGCAGACAAAAGACATTCATGCTGGAGATGTTTATTAACTTTGATTGTGACATTACTTGCAGTAATGTCTTTGAAGATATTGCTAATTTGTTGTCCAAAAGTGCTTTTCCAGTAAATAACCCATTATCCTCCATGCATATTCTTGCTTTGGATGGTCTAATTGCTGTAATGCAGGGAATGGCGGATAGGATAGGTAATGGATTTCTCAGCTCAGAACATTCTCCCGTGAATTTTGAAGAGTACATACCGTTCTGGCTGGAGCAGTGTGAAAATTTTGGTGATCCAAATGATTGGGTTCCTTTTGTCCGCCGAAGAAAGTACTTCAAGAGAAGATTGATGATTGGAGCCGATCACTTCAATCGTGATGCTAAGAAAGGCCTTGAGTTTCTCCAAGGAACGCATCTTTTGCCTGACAAACTTGATCCCCAAAGTGTTGCCTGCTTTCTAAGATTCACCGCTGGGTTGGATAAAAATGTCATTGGTGATTTCTTAGGAAATCATGATGAATTATGTGTTCAGGTTCTTCCTGAATTTGCTAGAACATTTGATTTTCAAGATCTGACCTTAGACACAGCCCTGCGAATATTTTTGGAGACTTTTAGGCTTCCTGGAGAATCACAGAAGATACATAGGGTGCTTGAAGCTTTTTCTGAGAGATATTATGAACAGTCACCAGATATCCTGGCTAACAAGGATGCTGCACTTGTGTTGTCATACTCCATTATAATGCTTAATACAGATCAGCATAATGTGCAGGTCAAAAAGAAGATGACGGAAGCAGATTTTATCAGGAATAATAGGCTCATAAATGGAGGCAAAGATCTACCTCGAGAATTCCTGTCAGAGATTTACCAGTcaatttgtaaaaatgaaatccGCACAACACCTGAATCAGGCTTTGGATCTCCTGGAATGAGCCCAAGTCGGTGGATTTCTCTAATACACAAGTCAAAAACAACTGCTCCATACATCGTATCTGATTCCCAAGCATACCTAGATTATGATATGTTTGTTATATTGTCAGGCCCAACAATCGCTGCCGTTTCTGTGGTATTTGATAATGCTGAAAACGAAGAGGTATACCAAACATGTATGGATGGATTCTTAGCTATTGCAAAGATATCGGCTTACTATCATCTTGAGAATGTTCTTGATGATCTGATTGTGTGCCTCTGTAAGTTCTTCACCATTTTGGATCCATTATCGGTTGAGGAATCTGTCCTGGCCTTCGGAGACGACACAAAAGCACGAATGGTAACTGAGACAGTTTTCACTATTGCAACTAAGTATGGTGATTACATCCGCACCGGttggaggaatattcttgattgcATCTTAAGATTGCACAAGTTAGGTCTTCTACCTACTCAATTGGCCAGTGATGCAGCTGACGAGTCAGAGCTTTCTACAAAAACTGGACATGGGAAACTTAATTTGCATTCTTTATCATCAAGCCGTCTTCGATCTATTAGCACTCCAAAGAAATCCTCAGGGTTATTGAGCAGGTTTAGTCAACTATTATCTCTTGCCACTGACGAGCCAAGAGCAATACCAACCGAAGAACAACTGGCCGCTCATCAGCAAGCTgtacaaacaattcaaaaatgtCACATTGACAGCATATTCACTGAAAGTAAATTCCTGCAGGCTGAATCCTTATTGCAGCTCGTAAGATCACTCATCAAGGCTGGAGCTCAATCTCAGAAGGGGAACAAAAGATCTCAGAATGAAGACACTTCGGTTTTCTGCCTGGAATTACTGGTAGCAATCACTCTGAATAACAGGGATAGGATTGGGCTTATATGGAAAGGTGTTTATGACCACATATCTAATATAGTTAAATCCTCCGTGATGCCATGTTCACTGGTAGAAAAGGCAGTTTTCGGACTTCTAAGGATTTGCCATCGCTTACTTCCCTATAAAGAGAACATGGCTGATGAACTTTTGAAGTCACTGCAATTAATCTTGAAGCTTGATGCACTGGTTGCAGATGCATACTATGAGCAGATTACACGGGAAGTCAGCCGCCTCGTTAAGGCAAATGCGTCTCGCATTAGATCTCATTTAGGATGGCGGACAATTACGTCACTGCTTTCTGTCACTGCTAGACACCTGGAGGCATCCGAGATTGGATTTGATACGCTGTCATATATTATGTCTGATGGAACTCGCTTGCTCCCTGCTAACTATATTCTCTGTATAGATGCTGCGAGGCAGTTTGCCGAGTCTCGTGTAGGACTGGTGGATCGGTCCATCGTTTCACTGGATCTCATGTCAGGTTCTTTCCGTTGTTTACAAAAGTGGACTAGCGATGCAAAGCAAGCGGCAAAAGAAGAGGAAATGGAAAAGATGTTGCAGGATATTGGGGAAATGTGGTTGAGGTTAATACAAGGACTAAGGAAAGTATGTTTGGACCAAAGAGAGGAGGTTAGAAATCACGCGCTGTTATCTTTGCAGAAGTGTATGACAGAAGCTGTCGAAACCCATCTCCCATGTGATTTATGGTTACAATGTTTCGACCAAGTGATATTCCCCTTGCTGGACGACCTGCTTGATATTTCTCAGACACGTTCACAAAAGGACTACACTGACCTTGAAGAAACTCTTATTCTTGCCTTGAAGCTCTTATTCAATGTTTTCCTCCGATTACTCCAAGAACTATCACAACTTGAAGCTTTCTGCAAACTATGGGTGGATGTTCTAAGCCATGCAGAAAAATACGCGAAGGTGAAAATAGGAGGAAGGAAAAGCGAGAAGCTTCAACTGCTTGTTCCCGAGCTTCTGAAGAACGCGCTGGCTGTTATGAAATCAGAAGGCATACTAGTGGATAGAAGTGGTTCAGGGGACAATAGTTTATGGGAACTGACATGGCTACATACGAAGAATATAGCTCCCTCATTGCAGTCCGAGGTGTTCCAAGAGCGTGATTCAGAACAGTTGTTGCAGCAAAAGCAGATTGAAACAGTTGAAGATTTGGAACATGATGCATATGTTTTTGTTCCTGCAAATGAAACACTTGGTCAAGAAGGTTGA
- the LOC131661883 gene encoding thylakoid lumenal 15 kDa protein 1, chloroplastic-like: protein MALSLNASLSSTSKPHHHRLSFPNTSATPLPPFLRINPKQPQQPSPKLTLSFGESISSATLVALLSASLFFVHPALAFKGGGPYGQGVTRGQDLSGKDFSGKTLIKQDFKTSILRQANFKGAKLLGASFFDADLTGADLSDADLRSADFSLANVTKVNLSNANLEGALVTGNTSFKGSNITGADFTDVPLREDQRVYLCTIADGVNSTTGNATRDTLLCE, encoded by the exons ATGGCTCTTTCCCTCAACGCCTCCTTGTCTTCCACTTCCAAACCTCATCACCACCGTCTCTCCTTTCCAAACACCTCTGCAACTCCTCTTCCTCCGTTTCTG AGAATCAATCCAAAGCAACCTCAACAACCTTCTCCAAAACTCACATTATCATTCGGTGAATCCATCTCCAGTGCTACCCTCGTTGCTCTTCTTTCTGCTTCTCTCTTCTTTGTTCATCCCGCACTAGCATTCAAG GGTGGAGGGCCATATGGACAAGGGGTTACTAGGGGACAAGATCTTTCTGGGAAAGACTTCAGTGGCAAGACACTCATCAAACAAGACTTTAAAACG TCTATACTGCGACAAGCTAATTTTAAAGGTGCAAAATTGTTAGGTGCTAGCTTCTTTGATGCTGATTTAACAG GTGCTGATCTTTCGGATGCTGATCTTAGAAGTGCAGATTTTTCCCTGGCAAATGTTACAAAG GTAAATTTGAGCAATGCTAACTTGGAAGGCGCACTTGTAACAGGAAATACATCTTTTAAGGGATCAAATATTACAGGCGCCG ATTTCACTGATGTGCCACTAAGAGAAGATCAACGCGTATACCTCTGCACAATTGCTGACGG AGTGAACTCAACAACGGGAAACGCTACGCGTGATACATTGCTGTGCGAATAG
- the LOC131661882 gene encoding tropinone reductase homolog At5g06060-like yields MTAVEAQSRGGQRWSLTGMTALVTGGTRGIGHAIVNDLAAFGATVYTCSRTESELNKCLQEWQTLGFSVTGSVCDVSSRPQRENLVQQVSSTFNGKLNIFVNNVGTNFRKPTIEYTAEDYSELMTVNFDSSFHLCQLAYPLLKQSGNGSIVFISSVAGVVSLGTGSVYAASKAAINQLTKNLACEWAQDNIRSNCVVPWATRTPLVEHLFKNQKFVDDIMARTPLKRIAEPEEVSSLVNFLCLPAASYITGQVICVDGGLTVFGFQPSMRIT; encoded by the exons ATGACAGCAGTAGAAGCACAAAGTAGAGGAGGACAGAGATGGTCTCTCACAGGAATGACAGCTCTTGTAACCGGCGGCACTCGTGGAATCGg GCATGCCATTGTGAATGATCTAGCTGCATTTGGTGCTACTGTCTACACTTGTTCAAGAACTGAATCAGAGCTCAACAAGTGCTTACAAGAATGGCAAACTCTGGGCTTTTCAGTCACAGGGTCTGTCTGTGATGTAAGCTCTCGACCACAGAGAGAGAACCTTGTTCAACAAGTTTCCTCCACCTTCAATGGCAAACTCAACATATTT GTGAATAACGTTGGAACAAACTTTCGAAAGCCAACTATCGAATACACTGCTGAAGATTATTCAGAGCTGATGACAGTTAATTTCGACTCATCATTCCATCTATGCCAACTTGCATATCCTCTTCTAAAACAATCTGGAAATGGAAGCATTGTGTTCATTTCATCTGTTGCAGGTGTTGTGAGCTTAGGTACTGGATCTGTCTATGCAGCAAGTAAAG CTGCGATTAATCAGCTTACGAAAAATCTGGCCTGTGAATGGGCACAAGACAACATAAGGAGCAATTGCGTTGTACCGTGGGCGACCAGAACTCCACTGGTTGAACAT CTATTTAAAAACCagaagtttgtggatgatattatGGCTAGAACTCCTCTTAAGCGGATTGCAGAACCCGAAGAAGTGTCGTCTTTGGTGAATTTCCTTTGTTTGCCTGCTGCATCTTATATCACTGGACAAGTTATTTGTGTTGATGGAGGGCTAACTGTGTTTGGATTTCAACCCAGCATGAGAATTACATGA